Proteins co-encoded in one Setaria viridis chromosome 9, Setaria_viridis_v4.0, whole genome shotgun sequence genomic window:
- the LOC117839960 gene encoding uncharacterized protein: MATGKLFAVGLIVLLGIGLTNAIRVVNRATADGQGGGGGGAGGTGTSYGSGSGYGFGDAESYDGSAQSPTSNHAYGSGSGEGGGVWQGHDQSASGYGAGGASGAGHGDSGNRNTGGASNANGAGGGGGSGGSYGNGSGSGGGRGVGEGEGDNYGAYGSSYANSGGSGSGSGGGHDGGFGSGSGGGSGNSGGATSGYNDGSRNGSTP; the protein is encoded by the coding sequence ATGGCTACCGGTAAGCTCTTCGCGGTTGGCCTCATTGTCCTACTAGGCATTGGATTAACCAATGCTATTAGGGTCGTGAACCGCGCCACTGCTGATGGccaaggaggtggaggtggcggagcaGGCGGCACCGGAACCAGCTACGGCTCCGGCTCGGGCTACGGCTTCGGCGATGCCGAGTCCTACGACGGCAGCGCCCAGTCTCCGACCAGCAACCACGCGTACGGCAGTGGATCCGGTGAAGGCGGTGGCGTCTGGCAAGGCCACGACCAGTCCGCGTCCGGCTACGGAGCTGGGGGTGCATCTGGTGCAGGCCACGGCGACTCAGGTAACCGGAACACCGGTGGGGCTTCAAATGCGAATggagccggcggaggcggcggctccggcggaaGCTACGGGAATGGCAGCGGATCTGGTGGGGGCAGGGGAGTCGGCGAAGGTGAAGGCGATAACTATGGAGCCTATGGCTCGAGCTACGCGAATAGCGGTGGCtccggaagcggaagcggagGTGGTCATGATGGTGGGTTTGGCAGCGGTTCCGGTGGCGGATCGGGGAACAGCGGTGGTGCTACATCAGGTTACAACGATGGTAGCCGCAACGGCTCAACACCTTAA
- the LOC117835170 gene encoding uncharacterized protein has product MATGKLLAVGLVVLLNIGLTNAIRVVNHATADGQGSGGGGGGGTGNAYGSGYGSGSGSGSGTSFDSTSQGPISSFSSATADGNGSGSGGWQGYDQYASGYGAGGASGSGHGDSGDFYSNGASNANGSGGGGGSGGSVGNGHGYGAGSGDGEGSGYNKGPYGSSNANSGGHGGGRGGGHDGGFGRGSGGGSGSSNGAAWGGYYNDGGVSEPPQPIFDGGVSEPPQPIFDGGVSEPPQPIDGGVSEPPQAY; this is encoded by the coding sequence ATGGCTACCGGTAAACTCTTAGCTGTTGGGCTTGTTGTCCTGCTAAACATTGGATTAACCAATGCTATTAGGGTGGTAAACCACGCCACTGCTGATGGCCAAGGCAGCGGtgggggtggcggtggcggaacCGGGAACGCCTATGGCTCTGGTTATGGCTCCGGATCTGGCTCTGGCTCCGGCACTTCCTTTGATAGTACTTCTCAGGGTCCTATAAGTAGCTTCTCCTCTGCTACTGCAGATGGTAATGGCTCTGGTAGTGGCGGTTGGCAAGGTTACGATCAATATGCGTCAGGTTATGGAGCAGGAGGTGCATCTGGCTCCGGCCATGGTGACTCAGGCGATTTCTACAGTAATGGAGCTTCAAATGCAAATGGAAGTGGGGGTGGCGGTGGCTCTGGTGGAAGTGTCGGCAATGGTCACGGGTATGGTGCTGGCTCAGGGGACGGGGAAGGTTCAGGCTACAACAAGGGACCATATGGTTCAAGCAACGCAAATAGTGGTGGACACGGAGGTGGAAGGGGTGGTGGTCACGATGGTGGATTTGGCCGTGGTTCTGGTGGGGGATCAGGGAGCAGCAATGGCGCTGCATGGGGAGGCTACTACAACGATGGCGGTGTCAGCGAACCACCACAGCCTATTTTTGATGGCGGTGTCAGCGAACCACCACAACCCATTTTTGATGGTGGTGTCAGCGAACCACCACAGCCCATTGATGGCGGTGTCAGCGAACCACCACAAGCTTATTAA